A stretch of Sphingomicrobium flavum DNA encodes these proteins:
- a CDS encoding peptide MFS transporter, translating to MANTSAAAPAGLPHGDSAGTIMGHPKGLFVLFFAEMWERFSYYGMRALLIFYLTKHWLFSDGDSGLIYGAYTALVYITPVVGGYLADKYIGQRKAVLFGAVLLTLGHFFMAFEGQPGAGNVDNPVIYVFWLALALIIVGSGFLKANISVMVGQLYPRTDVRRDGAYTIFYMGINLGAAIGSLLCGYIGETYGWAYGFGLAGIGMLAGLIVFIWGKPLLLGRGEPPKALAKGREISVYLMGLLLVAICWVAVQNQDEVGIFLGTFGAALVSYVLSIAIFQIPYKGYANAPAAAKYAFAALAALLTVSMFFVSQGVESWQLPALIGAGGVLTVMVIQMVSKTDHDRDRIVAAMFLITVSIIFWALFEQAGSSLNLFTDRHVDRGGVPASTFQSINAIYIILLAPVFATLWTVMGRKGIEPSTPMKFGLGVVQVGLGFLVLVWGAESVGIDVPTPVIFIFLIYLLHTTGELCLSPVGLSAMNRLAPAQIASLIMGVWFFASATGNFAAGKIAQATGAEGVGEEAGKAVVLDVYETVGLVAMGVGVAVMVISPLLKKLMHLDTLTDDNVGDDLSGQSQAGMEAQEGGIHPPVEPKTS from the coding sequence ATGGCAAACACCAGCGCAGCGGCACCTGCCGGACTGCCGCATGGCGACAGCGCGGGGACCATCATGGGTCACCCCAAGGGTCTGTTCGTCCTGTTTTTCGCGGAAATGTGGGAGCGTTTTTCCTATTACGGGATGCGCGCCCTTCTCATTTTCTACCTAACCAAGCATTGGCTGTTCTCGGACGGCGATTCCGGTCTCATCTACGGTGCCTATACCGCGCTCGTCTACATCACCCCGGTGGTGGGCGGCTATCTGGCCGATAAATATATCGGGCAGCGAAAGGCGGTCCTGTTCGGGGCGGTCCTGTTGACTTTGGGCCACTTCTTCATGGCCTTCGAAGGGCAGCCGGGGGCCGGCAATGTCGACAACCCGGTCATCTATGTCTTCTGGCTGGCGCTCGCGCTGATCATCGTGGGGTCGGGCTTCCTCAAGGCCAACATTTCGGTGATGGTCGGACAGCTCTATCCGCGCACCGACGTGCGCCGCGATGGCGCCTATACGATCTTCTACATGGGCATCAACTTGGGCGCCGCCATCGGTTCGCTGCTGTGCGGCTACATCGGCGAAACCTATGGTTGGGCCTATGGCTTCGGTCTTGCCGGTATCGGCATGCTGGCCGGCCTGATAGTGTTCATCTGGGGCAAGCCGCTCCTGCTGGGCCGCGGCGAACCGCCCAAGGCGCTCGCCAAGGGCCGTGAAATCAGCGTCTACCTGATGGGCCTGCTGCTGGTCGCGATCTGCTGGGTCGCCGTCCAGAACCAGGATGAAGTCGGCATCTTCCTCGGGACCTTCGGGGCCGCGCTGGTCAGCTACGTGCTGTCGATCGCGATCTTCCAGATCCCCTACAAGGGATATGCCAATGCACCCGCCGCTGCCAAATATGCCTTCGCAGCGCTTGCGGCCTTGCTGACCGTGTCGATGTTCTTCGTTTCGCAGGGCGTGGAAAGCTGGCAGCTGCCCGCGCTTATCGGCGCCGGCGGCGTGCTCACCGTGATGGTAATCCAGATGGTTTCCAAGACCGATCATGATCGTGACCGCATCGTCGCGGCCATGTTCCTGATCACCGTGTCGATCATCTTCTGGGCCTTGTTCGAACAGGCGGGCTCCTCGCTCAACCTGTTCACCGATCGCCACGTCGATCGCGGCGGTGTGCCGGCATCGACCTTCCAGTCGATCAACGCCATCTACATCATCCTCCTGGCGCCGGTGTTCGCAACGCTGTGGACGGTGATGGGCCGCAAGGGCATCGAACCCTCGACCCCGATGAAGTTCGGCCTTGGCGTGGTCCAGGTCGGTCTCGGCTTCCTCGTCCTCGTCTGGGGCGCGGAATCGGTTGGCATCGACGTGCCGACCCCGGTGATCTTCATCTTCCTCATTTACCTCCTGCACACGACCGGTGAACTCTGCCTGTCGCCGGTGGGCCTGTCGGCGATGAACCGTCTGGCGCCTGCGCAGATTGCATCGCTCATCATGGGCGTGTGGTTCTTCGCGTCGGCCACCGGCAACTTCGCAGCCGGCAAGATCGCGCAGGCGACCGGTGCCGAAGGCGTCGGCGAGGAAGCTGGCAAGGCCGTCGTCCTCGATGTCTACGAAACCGTCGGTCTCGTGGCGATGGGCGTGGGTGTTGCAGTCATGGTCATCAGCCCGCTGCTCAAGAAGCTGATGCACCTCGACACGCTGACCGACGACAATGTCGGCGACGACCTGTCGGGTCAGTCGCAGGCCGGGATGGAAGCGCAGGAAGGCGGCATCCATCCGCCGGTCGAGCCCAAGACCAGCTGA
- a CDS encoding alanine/glycine:cation symporter family protein codes for MNLDWAAQAIDALGSAVFYEVEMLGTSIGLIVVWLAVPMVFFTFYLGFINLRGMGQGIKAIRGRFAKEGGNGEMTQFQALSTALSGTVGLGNIAGVAVALAMGGPGAIFWMFIIGWFAMTLKFSEVTLGMKYREEMPDGTVRGGPMYTLKNGLAARGRPMLGKWMGGLYAFFAMFAALPMFQMNQSFSQAGNVFGFGDEFALTYGLIIAFAAAIVIFGSARWLGRVTSAIVPVMGSVYLFGIFVILAVGFAEIPAAIGAIVSDAFTGAAAGGGAVGAFIVGMRRAVFSTEAGTGSSVMAHVHARTKEPVSEGLVALLEPFIDTVVICTLGGLALVVAGTWLDPNLQDIGITSQAFANVGPWMPYLLAVTVILFAYSTICAWGFYGSQAWGYLFGDSKQSIIIYKTAYCLLLPAGAIFSLDVVISFVDSAFFLMAIPNIIALYIFAPELKAMLKDYWARRVEGLDAAP; via the coding sequence ATGAACCTTGATTGGGCCGCTCAGGCCATTGACGCACTCGGAAGCGCCGTTTTCTATGAAGTCGAAATGCTGGGCACCAGCATCGGGCTGATCGTGGTCTGGCTGGCGGTGCCGATGGTCTTTTTCACTTTCTATCTGGGTTTCATCAACCTGCGCGGCATGGGTCAGGGGATAAAGGCCATTCGCGGCCGCTTCGCCAAGGAAGGCGGCAATGGGGAAATGACCCAGTTCCAGGCGCTGTCGACCGCGCTGTCCGGGACGGTCGGGCTTGGCAACATTGCAGGCGTCGCGGTAGCGCTGGCGATGGGCGGGCCGGGTGCCATCTTCTGGATGTTCATCATCGGCTGGTTCGCGATGACGCTCAAATTTTCCGAAGTGACATTGGGCATGAAATATCGCGAGGAAATGCCGGACGGCACGGTACGCGGCGGCCCAATGTATACGCTGAAGAACGGCCTGGCGGCGCGCGGGCGGCCCATGCTCGGCAAGTGGATGGGCGGGCTCTACGCCTTCTTCGCCATGTTTGCGGCCTTGCCGATGTTCCAGATGAATCAGAGCTTCAGCCAGGCCGGCAACGTGTTCGGCTTCGGGGATGAGTTCGCGCTCACCTATGGCCTGATTATCGCCTTCGCTGCCGCCATCGTGATCTTCGGCAGCGCGCGTTGGCTCGGGCGCGTGACCTCGGCCATCGTCCCGGTCATGGGCTCGGTCTATCTGTTCGGCATCTTCGTCATCCTTGCCGTCGGCTTTGCCGAAATTCCAGCCGCCATCGGCGCCATCGTCTCTGACGCATTCACGGGCGCGGCTGCTGGCGGCGGCGCGGTCGGCGCCTTCATCGTCGGAATGCGCCGCGCGGTCTTCTCGACCGAAGCCGGGACCGGCTCCTCGGTCATGGCGCACGTCCATGCCCGCACCAAGGAACCTGTCTCCGAAGGCCTTGTCGCCTTGCTGGAGCCCTTCATCGACACGGTCGTGATCTGCACATTGGGCGGCCTTGCCTTGGTAGTTGCCGGCACCTGGCTCGATCCCAATTTGCAGGATATCGGCATCACCAGCCAGGCCTTTGCAAATGTCGGGCCCTGGATGCCCTATCTGCTGGCCGTGACGGTCATCCTGTTTGCCTATTCGACCATTTGCGCCTGGGGTTTTTACGGCAGCCAGGCCTGGGGCTATCTGTTCGGCGACAGCAAGCAGTCGATCATCATCTACAAGACGGCCTACTGCCTGCTGCTTCCCGCCGGCGCGATTTTCTCGCTCGATGTCGTGATCAGCTTTGTGGACAGCGCCTTCTTCCTGATGGCCATCCCCAACATCATCGCGCTCTATATCTTCGCGCCAGAATTGAAGGCCATGCTGAAGGATTATTGGGCGCGGCGGGTCGAAGGACTGGACGCCGCGCCCTAA
- a CDS encoding amidohydrolase family protein: MKKLMLLAATALFSAPLTAQPVAITGGKLVIGDGSAPIDNGVVVIDNGRVVAAGGPGTMIPAGATIIAARGKWVTPGIVASFSRIGLAEVDGSVDGANDTDAGGSPYSAALDISWSVNPLADPINVSRADGVTRAIIAPDASDRIFAGRGAVIDTGMDYEPITKARAFQMVELGERGTGLAGGSRSAAILTFMEVLRAARDGRLPEGPDAVQWTRADIDALRPVVRGEEKLMVNVSRAADILNVLKLREEFPRLDLVLLGVAEGWRVAPQIAAAGVPVIADPLLNRPGSFEQLASTQSNIGRMRAAGVSVSAGVLYDFQNRAARNQRQFAGNLVALGRVPGHTGVSWDEAFAMISSRPAEAMGMAGEIGSLRTGRRADVVVWSGDPLELSSAAEQVWIDGVEQSLESRQTRLRDRYKNLDRGALPPAYTK; the protein is encoded by the coding sequence ATGAAGAAGCTGATGCTGCTGGCCGCCACGGCCCTCTTCTCCGCCCCGCTCACCGCCCAGCCGGTCGCCATTACTGGCGGCAAACTGGTGATCGGCGATGGCTCGGCCCCGATCGACAATGGCGTCGTCGTCATCGACAATGGCCGGGTGGTCGCTGCCGGTGGCCCCGGCACCATGATCCCGGCAGGCGCCACCATCATCGCTGCGCGCGGCAAATGGGTGACGCCGGGCATCGTCGCCAGCTTCAGCCGCATCGGCCTTGCCGAGGTGGATGGCAGCGTCGATGGCGCCAACGATACCGATGCCGGGGGTAGCCCCTATTCAGCGGCACTCGACATCAGCTGGTCGGTCAATCCGCTGGCCGATCCCATCAATGTCAGCCGCGCCGATGGCGTGACCCGCGCCATCATCGCGCCCGATGCCAGTGATCGCATTTTCGCCGGTCGCGGCGCGGTGATCGACACGGGCATGGATTATGAGCCCATCACCAAGGCGAGAGCCTTCCAGATGGTGGAACTGGGCGAGCGCGGGACCGGGCTTGCCGGTGGATCGCGCTCCGCCGCCATCCTGACCTTCATGGAAGTGCTGCGCGCGGCGCGGGACGGGCGACTGCCTGAGGGACCTGATGCGGTGCAGTGGACCCGCGCGGACATCGATGCGCTGCGCCCCGTGGTGCGAGGTGAGGAAAAGCTGATGGTCAATGTCAGCCGCGCCGCCGACATCCTCAACGTGCTGAAGCTGCGCGAGGAATTTCCGCGGCTCGATTTGGTGTTGCTCGGCGTAGCCGAAGGCTGGCGCGTGGCACCGCAGATCGCGGCGGCGGGCGTGCCGGTGATCGCGGACCCCTTGCTCAATCGTCCGGGTAGTTTCGAGCAGCTGGCGTCGACCCAGTCCAATATTGGGCGCATGCGTGCAGCGGGGGTTAGCGTATCGGCAGGCGTTCTCTATGATTTCCAGAACCGCGCGGCGCGCAACCAGCGGCAATTTGCCGGCAATCTGGTCGCGCTTGGCCGGGTGCCGGGGCATACAGGCGTTAGCTGGGATGAAGCCTTTGCGATGATCTCCTCACGCCCGGCCGAAGCGATGGGCATGGCGGGCGAGATCGGTTCGCTGCGCACGGGCCGCCGCGCCGACGTGGTGGTCTGGTCGGGCGATCCGCTTGAGCTTTCCAGCGCCGCCGAGCAGGTCTGGATCGACGGTGTCGAACAGAGCCTGGAAAGCCGCCAGACACGCCTTCGCGATCGCTACAAGAATCTCGATCGCGGCGCGTTGCCGCCGGCCTACACCAAATGA
- a CDS encoding ribonuclease HII gives MICGVDEAGRGPLAGPVVAAAVILCDGGIEGLDDSKKLSAARRAALVPLIRERCAVGVGIADVAEIDALNILRATMLAMTRAVEALGAEIEEALIDGDKTPGRWCDQWRWPARAIIGGDGKEAAISAASIIAKEHRDAMMREAEEAHPGYGFASHKGYGTKAHMEALKRLGPCPLHRQSFGPIAQMEML, from the coding sequence ATGATCTGCGGGGTGGATGAAGCGGGGCGGGGGCCGTTGGCAGGCCCCGTGGTCGCGGCGGCAGTCATCCTGTGCGACGGCGGCATCGAAGGCCTTGATGACAGCAAGAAGCTAAGCGCCGCCAGGCGCGCGGCGCTAGTGCCGCTTATTCGGGAGCGTTGCGCCGTCGGGGTCGGCATTGCCGATGTCGCTGAAATCGATGCGCTGAATATCCTGCGAGCGACCATGCTGGCCATGACCCGCGCCGTCGAAGCCTTGGGCGCGGAGATCGAGGAAGCACTGATCGACGGCGACAAAACGCCGGGGCGCTGGTGCGACCAATGGCGCTGGCCAGCGCGCGCGATTATCGGCGGCGATGGCAAAGAAGCGGCCATCTCGGCCGCCTCGATCATTGCCAAGGAACATCGTGACGCGATGATGCGGGAAGCTGAAGAAGCGCATCCCGGCTACGGCTTTGCCAGCCACAAGGGCTATGGTACCAAGGCGCATATGGAGGCGCTGAAACGGCTGGGCCCATGCCCACTGCATCGCCAATCCTTTGGCCCGATTGCGCAAATGGAAATGTTATGA
- a CDS encoding amidohydrolase yields MAAMSKLLGAGAALLALSACTLDGDPKSAGDKAPPSLFDRDPYPSRYQPFGSVPTIITNATIYDGIGGRIDNGALYIANGKIQMVGTSDAAMPADVNVIDGTGMWVTPGIIDVHSHLGNYPAPGVSAHSDGNEATRPNTAYVWTEHSVWPQDPGFSRALANGGVTSLQILPGSANLFGGRSVTLKNVPGRNVMDMKFPGAPYGLKMACGENPKRVYGNKGGPGTRMGNIAVTRAEWIEAKAYDEAWDKYEAKGGKMPKRDLTMDTLRGVLDGEILIHNHCYRADEMSLMLQMAEEFGYKVTSFQHAVEAYKIADLLADNGTCAAMWADWWGFKMESYDGILENIPFVHKAGGCAITHSDDADGIQRLNQETAKALAAGRRAGVEISDAEAWAWLSANPAKSLGIFDQTGSLEVGKMADVVLWNGDPLSVYSRPAKVWVDGALLYDASNPRLRPVSDFELGQPGEGDVK; encoded by the coding sequence ATGGCCGCGATGTCGAAACTCTTGGGGGCAGGGGCGGCGCTGCTGGCGCTATCGGCCTGCACGCTCGACGGGGATCCCAAAAGCGCGGGCGACAAGGCCCCGCCCAGCCTGTTCGACCGCGATCCTTATCCCTCGCGCTACCAGCCCTTCGGAAGCGTGCCCACGATCATCACCAACGCCACCATCTATGACGGCATTGGCGGGCGGATCGATAATGGTGCGCTCTATATCGCCAACGGCAAGATCCAGATGGTCGGCACCAGCGATGCGGCCATGCCCGCAGACGTCAATGTCATCGACGGCACCGGCATGTGGGTCACGCCCGGCATCATCGATGTCCACAGCCATCTTGGCAATTATCCGGCGCCCGGCGTTTCGGCCCATTCGGACGGCAATGAAGCGACGCGGCCCAACACGGCTTATGTCTGGACCGAACATTCGGTCTGGCCGCAGGATCCCGGCTTCTCGCGCGCGCTCGCCAATGGCGGGGTCACCAGCCTGCAGATCCTGCCCGGTTCGGCCAATTTGTTCGGCGGCCGCTCGGTCACGCTCAAGAATGTGCCGGGCCGCAACGTCATGGACATGAAATTCCCCGGCGCGCCCTACGGGCTCAAGATGGCCTGCGGCGAAAATCCCAAGCGCGTCTACGGCAACAAGGGCGGCCCCGGCACCCGCATGGGCAATATCGCCGTCACCCGCGCCGAATGGATCGAAGCCAAGGCCTATGACGAGGCCTGGGACAAATATGAGGCCAAGGGCGGCAAGATGCCCAAGCGCGATCTTACCATGGATACGCTGCGCGGCGTGCTCGATGGCGAAATCCTCATTCACAACCATTGCTACCGCGCCGACGAGATGAGCCTGATGCTGCAGATGGCCGAAGAATTCGGCTACAAGGTCACCAGCTTCCAACATGCGGTCGAAGCCTACAAGATCGCCGACCTGCTCGCAGACAACGGCACCTGCGCGGCGATGTGGGCCGATTGGTGGGGCTTCAAGATGGAAAGCTATGACGGCATCCTGGAAAACATCCCCTTCGTCCACAAGGCTGGCGGCTGCGCGATCACGCATAGCGACGATGCCGACGGCATCCAGCGCCTGAACCAGGAAACCGCCAAGGCGCTCGCCGCCGGCCGCCGCGCCGGGGTCGAGATTTCGGATGCCGAAGCCTGGGCCTGGCTTTCTGCCAACCCCGCGAAATCGCTTGGTATTTTCGATCAGACCGGCAGCCTTGAAGTCGGCAAGATGGCCGATGTCGTGCTGTGGAACGGCGATCCGTTGAGCGTCTATTCACGCCCCGCCAAGGTCTGGGTCGACGGCGCCTTGCTCTATGATGCCAGCAATCCGCGGCTGCGACCGGTCAGCGATTTCGAACTCGGCCAACCGGGTGAAGGAGATGTGAAATGA
- the thiD gene encoding bifunctional hydroxymethylpyrimidine kinase/phosphomethylpyrimidine kinase translates to MSIAKILIIAGSDSGGGAGIQADIKTVTMLGGHAMTAITSVTAQNSRGVDAVHPVPTEMVLAQIDACLKDFGADAIKIGMIGSAFTARTVADRLKRLHVPIIVDPVMVATSGATLSDDETVDALGALMDVASLITPNIPELKRLTARNDSVQAALELVSRHNAPVLAKGGHEEEGEAVADVLYEEDNITTWQGTRIETMHNHGTGCTLASGIATFMGQGDDLHLAIAKARDYVRMALLDAPEIGRGHGPIGHAQARLDVGNDKAPRLNQVTITGNDYEKMVEFYTKIGLKQIVHSPENGYARFECGGGVTLSVQCDPDAEVVDFTAIYFELDDLDQRLKKLAAMGIPFEHGARNQPWMWREARTRDPAGNTIFFYKAGEHRRYPIWRIDRPRKR, encoded by the coding sequence ATGAGCATTGCCAAGATCCTGATCATTGCCGGCTCGGACTCGGGCGGGGGCGCGGGCATCCAGGCGGACATCAAGACCGTCACTATGCTGGGCGGTCATGCCATGACCGCGATTACATCGGTCACCGCGCAGAATAGCCGCGGCGTCGATGCGGTGCATCCGGTGCCGACCGAAATGGTGTTGGCGCAGATCGATGCCTGTTTGAAGGATTTCGGCGCCGATGCGATCAAGATCGGCATGATCGGCAGTGCCTTCACCGCGCGTACCGTCGCCGATCGGTTGAAGCGGCTGCATGTGCCGATCATCGTCGATCCGGTAATGGTCGCGACCTCTGGCGCGACCCTGTCGGATGACGAGACGGTCGATGCGCTGGGCGCGCTGATGGATGTGGCAAGCCTGATCACGCCCAATATTCCCGAATTGAAGCGGCTGACCGCACGCAACGACAGCGTGCAGGCCGCGCTTGAGCTGGTGTCGCGGCACAATGCGCCGGTGCTGGCCAAGGGCGGGCATGAGGAAGAGGGCGAGGCGGTGGCCGACGTCCTTTATGAGGAAGACAATATCACGACCTGGCAGGGCACGCGGATCGAGACCATGCACAATCATGGCACCGGCTGCACGCTGGCCAGCGGCATCGCGACCTTCATGGGGCAGGGCGATGACCTCCACCTCGCCATCGCCAAGGCGCGCGATTATGTTCGCATGGCGCTGCTCGATGCGCCGGAAATCGGGCGCGGGCATGGGCCGATCGGCCACGCGCAGGCGCGGCTCGATGTCGGCAATGACAAGGCGCCGCGGCTCAACCAGGTGACGATTACCGGCAACGACTATGAAAAGATGGTCGAATTCTACACCAAGATCGGCCTCAAGCAGATCGTCCACAGCCCGGAAAATGGCTATGCGCGCTTCGAATGCGGTGGCGGGGTAACCTTGTCGGTGCAATGCGATCCCGACGCGGAGGTGGTGGATTTCACCGCCATCTATTTCGAGCTGGACGATCTGGATCAGCGGCTGAAAAAGTTGGCGGCGATGGGTATCCCGTTCGAACATGGCGCGCGCAATCAGCCCTGGATGTGGCGCGAGGCGCGCACGCGCGATCCGGCCGGCAACACCATCTTCTTCTACAAGGCGGGCGAGCATCGCCGCTATCCCATCTGGCGGATCGACCGGCCGCGCAAGCGCTGA
- the glmM gene encoding phosphoglucosamine mutase — protein sequence MGRKFFGTDGIRGRVNASAMTAAMALRVGQAAGRHFQRGDHRHKVLIGKDTRLSGYMIENAMSAGFASVGVDVVWVGPMPTPAVAMLTKSMRADMGVMISASHNPYQDNGIKLFGPDGYKLSDADEIEIERLMDEEPQLAPPEEVGRIRRIDDARGRYVHFAKETFPDHLSLAGLKIVVDCANGAAYHVAPDALWELGAEIVELGTSPNGTNINKDCGSTSVDLLQETVLDEGADIGLALDGDADRLIVVDEKGQVVDGDQLMARIAISMKDHGTLKGGALVATVMSNLGLERVLADHGIGMKRTKVGDRYVLEEMKASGCNLGGEQSGHIILSDHATTGDGLVAGLQILAALVESERPASELLSVFTPVPQLLKNVRFGGGAPLEADSVKAKIAEAEAQLEGRGRLVIRKSGTEPLIRVMAEGDDSDLVTRLVDEICDAVAAV from the coding sequence ATGGGACGCAAGTTTTTCGGTACGGATGGGATCAGGGGCCGCGTCAACGCTTCGGCGATGACGGCGGCGATGGCCTTGCGCGTGGGTCAGGCGGCGGGACGTCACTTCCAGCGCGGCGATCATCGCCACAAGGTGCTGATCGGCAAGGACACCCGCCTGTCCGGCTACATGATCGAAAATGCGATGAGCGCGGGCTTCGCCTCGGTCGGGGTGGATGTAGTGTGGGTGGGGCCGATGCCGACGCCGGCGGTCGCCATGCTGACCAAGTCGATGCGCGCCGATATGGGCGTGATGATCTCGGCCAGCCACAACCCTTATCAGGACAATGGCATCAAGCTGTTCGGGCCCGATGGCTATAAATTGTCCGACGCCGACGAGATCGAAATCGAACGGCTGATGGACGAGGAGCCCCAGCTGGCCCCGCCCGAGGAAGTCGGCCGCATCCGCCGCATCGACGATGCGCGCGGGCGCTATGTCCACTTCGCCAAGGAAACCTTTCCCGATCATCTCAGCCTTGCCGGGCTTAAGATCGTGGTCGATTGCGCCAATGGCGCTGCCTATCATGTCGCGCCCGACGCGTTGTGGGAATTGGGCGCGGAAATTGTCGAACTGGGCACCTCGCCCAATGGCACCAACATCAACAAGGATTGCGGATCGACGTCGGTCGACCTGTTGCAGGAAACCGTGCTCGACGAGGGCGCCGATATTGGGCTGGCGCTCGACGGCGATGCCGACCGGCTGATCGTGGTCGATGAAAAGGGCCAAGTGGTCGATGGCGACCAATTGATGGCCCGCATCGCGATCAGCATGAAGGATCATGGCACGCTGAAGGGCGGCGCCTTGGTGGCGACGGTGATGTCGAACCTGGGGCTGGAACGCGTGCTGGCCGATCATGGCATCGGCATGAAGCGCACCAAGGTCGGCGATCGCTATGTGCTGGAGGAAATGAAGGCGTCGGGCTGCAACCTTGGCGGCGAGCAATCGGGACATATCATTCTGTCCGACCATGCGACCACGGGCGACGGGCTGGTGGCGGGACTGCAAATTTTGGCGGCGCTGGTGGAATCCGAGCGACCCGCAAGCGAATTGCTGAGCGTCTTTACGCCGGTGCCGCAGCTACTCAAGAATGTGCGCTTTGGCGGCGGTGCGCCGCTCGAGGCGGACAGCGTCAAGGCCAAGATTGCCGAAGCCGAGGCGCAGCTTGAAGGCCGCGGGCGGCTGGTCATCCGCAAGTCGGGCACCGAACCGCTGATCCGCGTGATGGCCGAGGGTGATGACAGCGATCTCGTCACCCGGCTGGTCGATGAAATCTGTGACGCGGTGGCGGCGGTATGA
- a CDS encoding site-specific DNA-methyltransferase produces the protein MPPLDRIIEGDCITAMAKMPDKSVDMIFADPPYNLQLGGDLLRPEGGKVDACDDEWDRFESFAVYDDFTRDWLAEARRILKDDGSIWVIGSYHNIFRCGAILQDMGYWILNDIVWRKTNPMPNFRGTRFTNAHETLIWCAKSEKSKYTFNYRAMKALNDDLQMRSDWSLPICSGGERLKDDAGDKVHPTQKPEGLLYRILLACTKPGDVVLDPFFGTGTTGAVAKRLNRRWIGIEREQDYIAAAQQRIDSEMPLDESAMVTMAEKRSAPRVAFGLLVESGLIPAGSIITDAKRRWEAKVGLDGSVSCGEVQGSIHVVGKTLQGAPSCNGWTFWQMEEEGELKPIDLWRQRHLKGL, from the coding sequence ATGCCGCCGCTCGATCGCATCATTGAAGGCGACTGCATCACGGCGATGGCCAAGATGCCGGACAAGTCGGTCGATATGATCTTCGCCGATCCGCCCTATAACCTCCAGCTGGGCGGCGATTTGCTGCGGCCCGAAGGCGGCAAGGTCGATGCATGCGATGATGAATGGGACCGGTTTGAAAGCTTTGCCGTCTATGATGATTTCACCCGCGACTGGCTGGCCGAAGCGCGGCGCATCCTGAAGGATGATGGCTCAATCTGGGTGATCGGCAGCTATCACAATATCTTCCGCTGCGGTGCGATCCTGCAGGATATGGGCTATTGGATCCTCAACGATATCGTGTGGCGCAAGACCAATCCGATGCCCAATTTCCGCGGCACACGTTTCACCAATGCCCATGAAACGCTGATCTGGTGCGCCAAGAGCGAGAAGTCGAAATATACCTTCAACTATCGCGCCATGAAGGCGCTCAACGATGATCTCCAGATGCGGTCGGATTGGTCGCTGCCCATCTGTTCGGGCGGTGAGAGGCTGAAGGATGACGCTGGCGACAAGGTGCATCCGACGCAAAAGCCCGAGGGGCTGCTCTATCGGATCCTGCTCGCTTGCACCAAGCCTGGCGACGTGGTGCTCGACCCCTTCTTCGGCACTGGCACGACCGGCGCGGTGGCGAAGCGCCTCAACCGCCGCTGGATCGGCATCGAGCGCGAGCAGGACTATATTGCGGCCGCGCAGCAGCGGATCGACAGCGAAATGCCGCTCGATGAAAGCGCGATGGTGACCATGGCGGAAAAACGCTCTGCCCCACGCGTCGCCTTCGGGCTGCTGGTGGAAAGCGGGCTCATTCCTGCGGGCTCCATCATCACCGATGCAAAGCGGCGCTGGGAAGCCAAGGTGGGCCTTGATGGTTCCGTCAGCTGCGGCGAAGTGCAGGGCAGCATCCATGTCGTCGGCAAGACGCTGCAGGGCGCGCCAAGCTGCAATGGCTGGACCTTCTGGCAGATGGAGGAAGAAGGCGAACTGAAGCCGATCGACCTGTGGCGCCAGCGGCACCTCAAGGGGCTCTAG